In Calothrix sp. PCC 7507, one DNA window encodes the following:
- a CDS encoding helix-turn-helix domain-containing protein — MTQLALDVTTVGKLAESLPTPPLLTSQQANWNHVFLADYQHPGAELNEPAIPFHVLEVMDNRSRVPHERRLGTKFLSYPIRQGEVFLCPAQTAQWITWKKTLNFSLVVFDPRFIEQLANEVDISQAIEFIPQWQVFDPVIQTITNALKADLAAGCPAGSLYGQHFGTALATHLLTKLTVNQPNVSEYDDGLPRHQLKKVLEHIEANLTEKIQLEDLAKISGMSVFYFARQFKQSMQIQPHQYVLRRRVERAKQLLKCPDYSVTKVAAECGFANPSHLSRHFYKLVKMSPGEFRNQ, encoded by the coding sequence ATGACGCAACTCGCTTTAGATGTAACAACAGTAGGAAAGCTAGCTGAAAGCCTCCCCACCCCACCACTGCTAACAAGTCAACAAGCCAACTGGAACCATGTTTTTCTTGCTGATTACCAGCATCCTGGTGCAGAACTCAATGAACCTGCGATCCCATTTCACGTACTAGAAGTAATGGATAATAGGTCACGAGTACCCCATGAACGCCGTCTCGGTACAAAGTTTCTGTCTTATCCCATCCGTCAGGGTGAAGTTTTTCTCTGTCCAGCGCAAACAGCCCAGTGGATTACCTGGAAGAAAACATTAAACTTCTCATTGGTGGTATTTGATCCTCGGTTTATTGAACAGCTAGCAAATGAAGTAGACATTTCTCAGGCGATCGAATTTATACCTCAATGGCAAGTTTTTGATCCCGTGATTCAGACTATTACCAATGCACTCAAAGCTGACTTAGCCGCTGGATGCCCAGCTGGTTCCTTATATGGGCAACATTTTGGCACAGCTCTTGCAACCCATCTACTCACAAAGTTGACAGTTAATCAGCCAAATGTTTCTGAATATGATGATGGATTGCCACGCCATCAACTAAAAAAAGTCTTGGAACACATTGAGGCGAATTTAACTGAAAAAATTCAACTAGAAGACTTAGCAAAAATTTCCGGAATGAGTGTATTCTACTTTGCACGGCAGTTTAAGCAATCCATGCAAATACAACCCCATCAATACGTGCTGCGACGAAGGGTAGAACGCGCTAAACAATTGCTGAAATGCCCAGACTACAGCGTTACTAAAGTAGCAGCAGAATGTGGTTTTGCCAATCCATCTCATCTCAGTCGTCATTTCTACAAGTTAGTTAAAATGTCTCCCGGAGAGTTTCGCAATCAATAG
- a CDS encoding response regulator — MLSQKTCKGSILIVDDNPTNLEVLSDTLTAAGFQVAVALDGETALEQVQYYQADLIILDVMMPGIDGFETCKRLKANPLTRDIPIIFATALSDTTNKVTGLSVGAVDYVTKPFQCEEVLARIQIHLKLRNLDKILETQNLLLKQEIQQRKIAESLLQKLNQELEQRVSYRTIELSEALQKLEQTQVQLVHNEKMSSLGRLVAGVAHEINNPVNFIYGNLNYAMEYNQCLLTLLELCQENFSSLPSEIQLYLKKVDFDYLKQDMPKLLSSMRIGTERICEIVLSLRKFSRLDEADKKIVDIHEGIESTLLILQEQLKGRANHPEIRVIKEYGELPLIECYVGQLNQVFMNLLTNAIDALDEQNSRPYLVNNAEPATIQIRTQRVHQDWVKICIADNGSGIPADLQPKVFDPFFTTKPVGKGTGLGLSISHQIIVEKHQGQLLCHSELGKGTEFVINLPCKIKHDHQQKQNLEILQTI, encoded by the coding sequence ATGCTTTCACAAAAAACATGCAAGGGATCTATTCTCATTGTGGATGATAATCCCACTAATTTAGAAGTTTTATCGGATACTTTAACTGCTGCTGGATTTCAAGTTGCAGTTGCACTTGATGGAGAAACAGCACTAGAACAAGTTCAATATTATCAAGCTGATCTAATCATACTGGATGTGATGATGCCTGGCATTGATGGATTTGAAACTTGCAAACGTCTAAAAGCAAACCCTCTAACTCGTGATATTCCCATCATCTTTGCAACTGCATTATCTGATACTACCAATAAAGTTACTGGGTTGTCTGTAGGTGCGGTTGATTATGTCACTAAACCATTTCAATGTGAAGAAGTTCTCGCAAGAATTCAAATTCATTTGAAGTTACGTAACTTAGATAAAATTCTAGAGACTCAAAACCTGTTGTTGAAACAGGAGATTCAGCAACGCAAAATAGCAGAAAGCTTGCTACAGAAGCTCAATCAAGAATTAGAACAGCGAGTGAGTTACCGGACAATTGAACTTTCTGAAGCATTGCAGAAGCTGGAACAAACCCAGGTTCAACTCGTACACAATGAAAAAATGTCTTCTTTAGGAAGGCTCGTTGCTGGCGTAGCCCATGAAATCAATAATCCTGTGAATTTCATTTATGGTAATCTCAACTACGCAATGGAATATAATCAATGCTTGCTTACATTGCTAGAACTTTGTCAAGAAAATTTTTCCAGTTTACCTAGTGAAATTCAGCTTTATCTGAAAAAAGTTGATTTTGACTACTTGAAACAGGACATGCCCAAGCTTTTGTCTTCAATGAGGATTGGGACTGAACGTATTTGTGAAATTGTACTGTCTCTACGTAAGTTCTCGCGCTTGGATGAAGCTGATAAAAAAATCGTAGATATACATGAAGGTATTGAAAGTACTCTGTTAATTTTACAAGAACAACTCAAGGGTAGAGCAAATCACCCGGAGATTAGGGTTATAAAAGAATATGGGGAATTACCACTTATAGAGTGCTATGTTGGTCAGTTAAACCAGGTTTTTATGAATTTGTTGACAAATGCAATAGATGCTTTGGACGAACAAAATTCCCGACCCTATTTGGTGAACAATGCAGAACCTGCAACCATCCAGATTCGGACACAGAGAGTACATCAGGATTGGGTAAAGATATGCATTGCTGACAACGGCTCAGGCATTCCAGCCGATTTACAACCAAAGGTGTTTGACCCCTTCTTTACCACTAAACCAGTTGGTAAAGGAACAGGGCTAGGGCTATCTATCAGCCATCAAATTATTGTGGAAAAGCATCAAGGACAATTACTTTGTCATTCTGAACTAGGGAAAGGAACAGAATTTGTCATTAACCTGCCTTGTAAAATTAAACATGATCATCAGCAAAAGCAAAACCTAGAAATATTACAAACAATCTAA
- a CDS encoding DNA cytosine methyltransferase: MRQLSLDLSIFEATNKDWFQNILAKLKVKQETGWTDNFGKSLRKCLIQQGVAPVKTLSLFSGGGGLDIAFHDSGFQIIQMVELENKYVQTLLKNSLPGKWLAGSQPICTDIRNYSPDPNLKVDFVIGGPPCQTFSAAGRRAAGVLGTTDARGTLFQEYVRILKILQPKGFLFENVYGITGANGGEAWQEIQAAFQEVGYKIYFRILDAADYGVPQHRERLFIVGLKEGEYLFPYPTHGPDSLDQQSYYSAAQAIKDAAVSDVEMGLGGRFGHLLEHIPPGLNYSFYTKEMGYPHPIFSWRSKFSDFLYKADPQTPVRTIKAQGGQYTGPFSWENRRFSIAELKRLQTIPDDYELVGNQQVCIEQIGNSVPPQLARILAISILDQVMNVKLPFNLSYLSQSHKLGFRQRKRQLTKIYSQKAKTAIEHLSNTGEISSLTCSIHEDKGETIRFLSKENFSWTKEASPESVKIFLTYDLNNSFLVISASTNEIWKEENEFVIDVYPSFGYDEWVLGTRSVKLCAKELDTQIFTSLWKAFEEKLNEMTGKADLVQLSGYYQYNARISGVMNFHPQREVDSFWRVVQCITRCIGTAAQLTTTELAKQWGVKEENIFLYLQSLRNMGYEVRSHNTNPQISMGEYLIPYAFPTLNPKSVQLRKSL; this comes from the coding sequence ATGCGCCAATTGTCTCTTGACTTGTCTATTTTTGAAGCAACTAATAAAGATTGGTTTCAGAATATTTTAGCTAAACTGAAGGTAAAACAAGAGACAGGATGGACTGATAATTTTGGTAAATCTCTCCGTAAATGCTTGATACAACAGGGAGTTGCTCCGGTAAAAACGCTTAGTTTATTTTCCGGTGGTGGTGGACTAGACATTGCGTTTCATGATTCTGGATTTCAAATAATTCAGATGGTTGAACTTGAAAATAAGTATGTTCAAACATTATTGAAAAACTCTCTACCGGGAAAATGGCTAGCAGGCTCACAACCTATTTGTACTGATATTAGAAATTATTCACCTGATCCAAATCTCAAAGTCGATTTTGTAATTGGAGGTCCACCATGTCAAACGTTTTCTGCGGCTGGGCGTAGAGCGGCTGGTGTACTGGGAACAACAGATGCTAGAGGAACACTCTTTCAAGAATATGTTCGCATTCTCAAAATACTTCAACCCAAAGGATTTCTTTTTGAGAATGTATATGGAATCACAGGAGCGAATGGAGGAGAAGCTTGGCAAGAAATTCAAGCAGCTTTTCAAGAGGTTGGCTATAAAATCTACTTTCGCATTTTAGATGCAGCTGATTACGGAGTTCCTCAGCATCGAGAACGTTTGTTTATTGTGGGATTAAAGGAAGGAGAGTATTTATTTCCCTACCCTACTCATGGACCTGACTCTCTCGATCAACAGTCTTATTATTCAGCCGCACAAGCTATCAAAGATGCGGCTGTTTCAGATGTTGAAATGGGACTAGGGGGACGATTTGGACATTTGTTGGAACACATTCCGCCTGGACTTAACTACAGTTTTTATACAAAAGAAATGGGTTATCCCCATCCGATTTTTAGTTGGAGATCGAAATTTTCTGACTTTCTTTATAAAGCAGATCCACAAACACCAGTACGCACAATTAAAGCTCAAGGTGGACAATATACTGGACCTTTTAGTTGGGAGAATCGTAGATTTTCTATTGCTGAGTTAAAACGATTACAAACTATTCCTGATGATTATGAACTTGTGGGAAATCAACAAGTTTGTATTGAGCAGATTGGTAATTCAGTTCCCCCTCAACTGGCGAGAATCCTGGCTATCAGTATTTTAGACCAGGTAATGAATGTTAAATTGCCTTTTAATCTAAGCTACCTATCTCAAAGTCATAAATTAGGATTTAGACAACGGAAAAGACAGTTAACCAAGATTTATTCTCAAAAGGCTAAAACAGCAATTGAACATTTATCCAATACAGGTGAGATTTCATCCTTAACTTGTTCTATCCATGAAGACAAGGGAGAAACTATCAGATTTTTATCCAAAGAAAATTTCTCATGGACAAAAGAAGCATCTCCCGAAAGTGTAAAAATTTTCTTAACCTACGATTTAAATAATTCATTTTTGGTAATTTCCGCTAGCACTAATGAAATATGGAAAGAAGAGAATGAATTTGTGATAGATGTATATCCATCTTTTGGTTATGATGAGTGGGTTCTTGGGACACGTTCAGTAAAGCTTTGCGCTAAAGAGCTAGATACACAAATATTTACATCTCTTTGGAAGGCTTTTGAAGAAAAGTTAAATGAGATGACAGGCAAGGCAGATTTAGTACAACTATCTGGTTACTATCAATACAACGCTCGCATTAGCGGAGTCATGAACTTTCATCCTCAACGGGAAGTTGATTCATTTTGGCGCGTGGTTCAATGTATAACAAGGTGTATTGGTACGGCTGCTCAACTTACAACCACAGAATTAGCAAAACAGTGGGGCGTAAAAGAAGAAAATATATTTTTATATCTTCAGTCTTTACGTAATATGGGCTATGAAGTTAGAAGCCACAATACCAACCCCCAAATTTCTATGGGTGAGTATTTAATTCCTTATGCTTTCCCTACACTGAATCCGAAAAGCGTGCAACTTCGCAAGAGTCTCTAA
- a CDS encoding recombinase family protein: MKIIAYAYSDPLLESSLDPTNWGWEMDRIYHDLGKRSELQQLINDCQTEAAVYLLIRRLEELGDSVEEVSDRLTTLEAMGVMVIATEQPYTSENANLRAQLLKLLQEIQRQQRSRRIRQGHARSRLEASPPPGKPPYGYRRGKGKYTIDRSTSPVVKDFFEQFLLYGSLRGAVRYLAKKYGKKISVTTGRRWLTNPVYRGNTAYQHGEIISNTHIPIISQEEAAQVDRILRRNSRLPSRTASAPRSLAGLVVCAECQSHMTVTRVTQRYQDKEYLYLRPINCPQLPKCRAIAYQEVLAQTITTVCRDLPLAVAGMNFPQLDAIKNNLGDAIARQQEILTQLPALIETGVLDTETAKLRAYKLRTEISALQAKLATLPPVNLRSVAQAVSIPQFWLDLSESERRFYFREFIRQIEIIRQDNEWTLQVIFIF, from the coding sequence ATGAAAATCATTGCTTACGCTTATAGTGACCCTTTACTAGAGTCCTCTCTTGATCCCACTAATTGGGGATGGGAGATGGATAGAATTTATCATGATTTGGGGAAGCGGTCTGAATTACAGCAGTTAATCAATGATTGTCAAACCGAAGCAGCAGTTTATCTCTTAATTCGCCGCTTAGAAGAATTAGGGGATAGTGTGGAGGAAGTGAGCGATCGCCTAACTACACTAGAAGCAATGGGTGTAATGGTGATTGCTACTGAACAACCTTACACCTCAGAAAATGCTAATCTCCGCGCCCAATTACTAAAATTGCTACAGGAAATTCAACGCCAGCAACGTAGTCGGCGCATCCGTCAAGGTCATGCCCGCAGCCGTTTAGAAGCCTCGCCCCCACCTGGCAAACCACCCTATGGCTATCGTCGAGGTAAAGGAAAATATACTATTGACCGCAGTACTTCCCCGGTAGTCAAAGATTTTTTTGAACAATTTTTACTCTATGGTTCGCTGCGGGGTGCAGTCCGTTACTTGGCAAAAAAATACGGTAAGAAAATCTCTGTCACCACAGGTAGGCGCTGGTTGACTAATCCAGTCTATCGGGGGAATACAGCCTATCAGCATGGTGAAATTATTTCCAATACTCATATACCCATTATTTCCCAGGAAGAAGCCGCTCAAGTTGACCGAATTTTGCGCCGTAATAGTCGTTTACCATCCCGGACTGCAAGTGCGCCGCGTTCTCTGGCTGGGTTGGTTGTTTGTGCTGAGTGTCAGTCACACATGACAGTCACTCGTGTCACCCAGCGATACCAAGACAAAGAATATCTTTATTTGCGTCCTATTAACTGTCCCCAACTTCCCAAATGTCGCGCTATTGCTTACCAAGAAGTTTTAGCACAGACAATCACAACGGTTTGTCGTGATTTACCCCTAGCCGTAGCTGGGATGAATTTTCCCCAATTGGATGCGATTAAGAATAATTTAGGAGATGCGATCGCCCGTCAGCAAGAAATACTCACTCAGTTACCTGCTTTAATCGAAACTGGAGTGTTAGATACTGAAACAGCAAAGTTAAGGGCATACAAACTCCGCACGGAAATTTCAGCACTCCAAGCCAAGCTAGCGACTCTCCCACCAGTGAACTTGCGTTCTGTGGCTCAAGCTGTTTCGATTCCCCAATTTTGGTTAGATTTATCAGAGTCAGAACGCAGATTTTATTTTCGAGAATTTATTCGGCAAATTGAGATTATTCGCCAAGATAATGAGTGGACATTACAAGTTATTTTTATCTTTTAA
- a CDS encoding lysophospholipid acyltransferase family protein, producing the protein MSDTQQHEKTKLGWSLDERDPRFIESIMPLLGWFYHYYFRVQTSGWEHVSPDEKVLYVGSHNGGLAAPDMVMMMYDWFRRFGVEKPIYGLMHPTAWEVFSPVAQLAAKAGAVRAHPKMAYTALNSGASVLVYPGGAEDVFRPHSLRNQIYFAGRQGFIKLALRENIPIVPVISSGAHDTLFVLADAYKIVEQLHKWGMPWLFGIDPVVFPIYLGLPWGLAFGPFPNIPLPVPIHTRVCPPIKFARYGREAAGDRQYVNECYELVVTQMQQELDQLVLLNQQH; encoded by the coding sequence ATGTCAGATACACAACAACACGAAAAGACAAAACTCGGATGGTCTTTGGATGAGCGAGATCCAAGATTCATTGAATCCATCATGCCGCTATTGGGGTGGTTTTATCACTACTATTTTCGAGTGCAAACTAGCGGCTGGGAGCATGTCTCACCCGATGAAAAAGTCCTCTATGTCGGTTCCCACAATGGGGGTCTGGCGGCTCCTGATATGGTGATGATGATGTATGATTGGTTTCGCCGATTTGGTGTGGAGAAACCCATCTACGGTCTTATGCACCCCACAGCTTGGGAGGTTTTTAGCCCAGTAGCGCAACTAGCCGCTAAAGCTGGAGCAGTCAGAGCGCATCCTAAAATGGCTTATACGGCTTTGAACTCCGGAGCTAGTGTACTCGTCTATCCTGGTGGTGCAGAAGATGTCTTTCGACCTCATTCTTTGCGTAATCAGATATATTTTGCTGGTCGCCAAGGGTTTATCAAGCTAGCGCTGCGCGAAAATATACCAATAGTACCAGTGATTTCCTCCGGCGCTCACGATACTTTATTTGTGCTGGCCGATGCTTACAAAATTGTAGAGCAACTCCATAAATGGGGGATGCCTTGGCTGTTTGGCATTGATCCGGTGGTGTTTCCCATTTATCTAGGATTACCGTGGGGATTAGCATTTGGCCCGTTTCCTAATATCCCCTTACCTGTACCTATCCACACGCGAGTTTGTCCACCGATTAAGTTTGCACGCTACGGACGAGAAGCTGCGGGCGATCGCCAGTATGTTAATGAATGTTATGAATTAGTTGTTACTCAGATGCAGCAAGAGTTAGACCAGTTAGTATTGCTCAATCAACAACATTAA
- a CDS encoding VOC family protein has product MQITQSLHTAILVTDLERSEYFYGKVLGLSKVDRVLKYPGAWYQVGDYQIHLIVASSVLTENQNQKWGRNPHVAFSVADLDIAKQELLDQNYLIQVSASGRAAFFTHDPDGNIVELSQG; this is encoded by the coding sequence ATGCAAATTACTCAAAGTCTGCACACAGCAATTCTTGTTACCGACTTGGAACGATCTGAATATTTTTACGGCAAAGTATTAGGATTATCCAAAGTAGACCGCGTTCTGAAATATCCTGGTGCATGGTATCAAGTTGGTGATTATCAAATTCATCTGATAGTTGCGTCTTCTGTCCTCACGGAAAACCAAAATCAAAAATGGGGACGTAACCCTCACGTTGCTTTCTCTGTTGCTGACTTAGACATTGCCAAGCAAGAGCTACTTGATCAAAATTATCTCATCCAAGTGAGTGCCTCTGGTCGTGCGGCTTTCTTTACCCACGACCCGGATGGGAATATTGTCGAATTGAGTCAAGGGTGA
- a CDS encoding D-alanine--D-alanine ligase family protein, whose protein sequence is MSKLRVGLLFGGRSGEHEVSISSARAIATALSAQPNASKYEVLPFYIQKDGRWLAGDLPQQLLGSGAPLLESPKTPQGENHLTSNPQNQILSRWQSPSQVAEVDVWLPILHGPNGEDGTIQGLLTLMQVPFVGSGVLGSALGMDKIAMKMAFDQAGLPQVKYKAVTRAQVWSNPCVFPKLCDEIEAALGYPAFVKPANLGSSVGIAKVRSRQELEAALDNAAGYDRRLIVEAGVVAREVECAVLGNDQPQASVVGEITFDSDFYDYETKYTEGRADLLIPAPLPDNISRQIQDMALQAFAAVDAAGLARVDFFYVEATGELLINEINTFPGFTATSMYPQLWAHSGIPFPELVDRLIQLALERYSV, encoded by the coding sequence ATGAGTAAACTGCGGGTGGGGTTGCTGTTTGGTGGACGCTCTGGGGAGCATGAAGTTTCGATTAGTTCAGCAAGAGCGATCGCTACAGCTTTAAGTGCCCAGCCAAATGCTAGCAAATATGAAGTCCTGCCATTCTACATCCAAAAAGACGGCCGTTGGCTAGCAGGCGACTTACCCCAACAGCTTCTGGGTTCTGGCGCACCCCTGCTGGAATCCCCAAAAACACCCCAAGGGGAAAATCATCTCACATCCAACCCGCAAAACCAAATCCTCAGCCGTTGGCAATCACCCTCTCAAGTCGCGGAAGTGGATGTTTGGCTGCCAATTCTTCACGGGCCCAATGGTGAAGATGGTACAATTCAAGGCTTACTGACGTTAATGCAAGTCCCCTTTGTTGGTTCTGGGGTGTTGGGTTCAGCCTTAGGAATGGATAAAATCGCCATGAAAATGGCATTTGATCAAGCTGGATTACCCCAAGTAAAATACAAAGCTGTCACAAGGGCGCAAGTTTGGTCAAATCCTTGTGTGTTTCCTAAACTTTGTGATGAAATTGAAGCAGCGTTGGGCTATCCTGCTTTTGTCAAGCCTGCTAACCTAGGTTCATCCGTCGGCATTGCCAAAGTGCGATCGCGTCAAGAATTAGAAGCCGCATTAGATAATGCAGCTGGTTATGATCGGCGGCTAATTGTAGAAGCCGGAGTTGTCGCTAGGGAAGTAGAATGCGCCGTTTTAGGCAACGATCAACCCCAAGCCTCTGTGGTGGGGGAGATTACTTTTGACAGTGATTTTTACGATTATGAAACTAAATATACTGAAGGCAGAGCAGACTTATTAATTCCCGCACCACTCCCCGATAATATCAGCCGTCAAATCCAGGATATGGCTTTGCAAGCATTTGCCGCCGTTGATGCTGCTGGGTTGGCAAGAGTAGACTTTTTCTATGTGGAAGCGACAGGAGAATTGCTAATCAACGAAATCAATACCTTTCCTGGTTTCACCGCCACTAGCATGTATCCTCAACTGTGGGCGCATAGTGGAATTCCCTTCCCAGAATTAGTTGATCGATTAATTCAACTTGCCCTAGAGAGATATTCTGTTTAG
- a CDS encoding catalase yields MTEDKKLTTATGSPIFDNQNAITAGPRGPLLIQDVQLLEQMQQFNRERIPERVVHAKGSGAYGTFTLTRAIPEYTKAKFLAEAGKQTEVFLRFSTVAGEKGAADAERDVRGFAVKFYTEEGNWDLVGNNTPVFFIRDPHKFANFIHTQKRHPQTNLRDANAQWDFWSLNPESLHQVTILFSDRGLPASYRHMNGYGSHTLSFVNAAGERFWTKFHFKTRQGVKTLTGEESANLIGIDRESHQRDLFEAIARGEFPSWTVKIQIMTEEQAKTFQWNPFDLTKVWPHTDYPLIEIGILELNRNPENYFAEVEQAAFSPGAFPPGIGPSPDKVLQARLMSYADAQRYRIGTNYQQLPVNHPHSPVNHYQRDGALSTGYGGSSPNYYPNSDSSTPKEAPEYRDPGLHLGDVVADRYESRDQDDYTQAGNLWRIFSEEEKNRTAQAIAGALSGAQKDIQLRQLQQFFRADADYGQRVAQALNIEIDPSLLQQNQQDNPRPVKA; encoded by the coding sequence ATGACTGAAGACAAGAAGCTAACGACGGCAACAGGTTCTCCGATTTTTGATAACCAGAATGCAATCACCGCAGGACCCCGTGGCCCCCTGTTGATCCAGGATGTGCAGCTTTTAGAACAGATGCAGCAGTTCAACAGAGAAAGGATTCCAGAACGGGTGGTTCATGCCAAAGGTTCTGGTGCTTATGGGACATTTACCCTCACCCGTGCCATTCCTGAATATACCAAAGCGAAGTTCCTCGCGGAAGCAGGCAAGCAAACAGAGGTATTTTTGCGTTTCTCTACCGTCGCTGGAGAAAAAGGTGCTGCGGATGCAGAACGCGATGTGCGCGGTTTTGCTGTTAAATTCTACACTGAAGAAGGCAACTGGGATTTAGTGGGTAATAACACGCCTGTATTCTTCATCCGCGATCCGCATAAGTTCGCCAATTTCATTCACACGCAAAAGCGCCATCCCCAAACAAACCTGCGGGATGCTAACGCCCAGTGGGATTTTTGGTCATTAAACCCGGAGTCGCTGCACCAGGTGACAATTTTGTTTAGCGATCGCGGTTTACCCGCCAGTTATCGCCACATGAATGGCTATGGTAGCCACACATTATCTTTTGTGAATGCTGCAGGTGAGCGGTTCTGGACTAAATTCCATTTTAAAACTCGTCAGGGTGTCAAGACTTTGACAGGAGAAGAATCGGCTAATTTGATTGGGATTGATCGGGAATCACACCAGCGGGATTTATTTGAAGCGATCGCCAGAGGTGAGTTTCCCAGTTGGACAGTCAAAATCCAAATCATGACTGAAGAACAGGCGAAAACCTTCCAATGGAATCCCTTCGACCTCACAAAGGTTTGGCCTCATACCGACTACCCACTAATAGAAATCGGTATTCTAGAACTAAACCGCAATCCTGAAAACTATTTTGCGGAAGTAGAACAAGCCGCATTTAGCCCTGGTGCGTTTCCCCCCGGTATTGGCCCCAGCCCTGATAAAGTACTACAAGCACGATTAATGTCCTATGCTGATGCACAGCGTTACCGCATCGGCACCAACTACCAGCAATTACCCGTCAATCACCCCCACAGCCCGGTAAATCACTACCAGAGAGACGGTGCTTTGTCAACAGGTTATGGTGGCAGTAGCCCCAATTACTATCCCAACAGCGACAGCAGCACTCCCAAAGAAGCGCCTGAATATCGAGATCCAGGGCTACATCTGGGCGATGTAGTTGCCGATCGCTATGAATCCCGCGATCAAGATGACTACACCCAAGCCGGGAACCTGTGGCGGATTTTTTCAGAAGAAGAGAAGAATCGGACAGCACAGGCGATCGCTGGGGCGCTGAGTGGCGCACAAAAAGATATCCAACTGCGCCAACTACAGCAATTCTTCCGGGCTGATGCAGATTACGGTCAGCGCGTTGCTCAAGCATTAAACATCGAAATTGACCCCAGCCTGCTGCAACAGAACCAACAGGACAATCCACGGCCAGTAAAAGCTTAA